From a single Salvia splendens isolate huo1 unplaced genomic scaffold, SspV2 ctg326, whole genome shotgun sequence genomic region:
- the LOC121789749 gene encoding uncharacterized protein LOC121789749 has translation MDRGGGQQQMAGASKPSVFAVYQNPALSAALTSNSLRPSASTVFFILSLFCGSAVALAISLYRGNMAAADFGLGFISQDVASICSKVIAAMASCILLAAVFAFFKVLSVWRIRNLREVFVVSPSKGTKELTRLTDRQLGLLGLRSKIEKDSEESSKRPPKSKVSSPSPSSLLVPLHPSSSNHEMSGGKSSSSSGRKMHAYSTPSKSPASPSMYLVPAASTRSSIPSPSLQFSPGVDQLTGTPWSNKRRAFQKDLATEKDLESFLADIDEKISETASKLATPPPSINAFGITSPNTLTGSVSTSGATRSTPLRQVRMSPGSQKFTTPPKKGEVELPPPMSMEESIEAFERLGIHPHIEKWRDRLRQWFSAVVLNPLIGKIDTSHIKVIEAAAKLNISINISQIGSDAPNAPGTANVSPIDRSNDWKPAFAVDEDGLLYQLRATLVQVFDTSKAQGINFQQSQQHAAAISILREGMDAITEHQRLHALMKGEWGKGLLPQSSVRADYTVQRIRELGDGTCLKNYQYLGNGEVYDKKNKKWSLDLPSDSHLLLYLFCAFLEHPKWMLHVDPTTYAGAQASKNPLFLGVLPPKDRFPEKYIAVISGVPSVLHPGACILAVGKQSPPVFALYWDKKPQFSFQGRTALWDAILLLCYKIKISYDGIVRGMHLDSSALAILPVLDQESDD, from the exons ATGGATCGTGGTGGAGGACAGCAGCAGATGGCGGGCGCATCGAAGCCCTCGGTGTTTGCGGTGTACCAGAACCCAGCACTCTCCGCCGCCCTCACCTCCAACAGCCTTCGCCCTTCCGCCTCCACAGTCTTCTTCATCCTCTCTCTTTTCTGCGGCTCTGCCGTCGCCCTCGCCATCTCTTTGTACAG GGGAAATATGGCTGCTGCTGATTTTGGACTTGGGTTTATCTCTCAAGATGTTGCAA GTATATGTTCCAAAGTTATAGCAGCAATGGCAAGTTGCATACTGCTTGCAGCTGTGTTTGCTTTTTTCAAAGTCCTTTCAGTTTGGAGAATAAGAAATCTTAGAGAGGTTTTTGTAGTATCTCCTTCCAAAGGCACAAAAGAGCTAACACGCCTTACCGATCGACAGCTTGGCCTTTTGGGGTTAAGGTCAAAAATTGAAAAGGATTCTGAGGAGTCTTCAAAGAGACCTCCTAAATCAAAAGTTAGCTCGCCTTCCCCATCAAGTTTGCTCGTCCCACTTCATCCATCAAGTTCGAATCATGAAATGAGTGGTGGGAAATCAAGCTCTAGTAGTGGGCGAAAAATGCATGCTTATAGTACACCATCCAAGTCACCTGCTTCTCCTTCTATGTATCTTGTACCTGCGGCCTCTACACGGTCATCGataccgtcaccatctctgcaGTTTTCACCTGGAGTAGATCAGTTGACTGGCACTCCTTGGTCAAATAAGCGTCGTGCCTTTCAGAAAGATTTAGCAACAGAGAAAGATCTTGAAAGTTTTCTGGCTGATATAGATGAGAAGATATCTGAAACAGCTAGTAAATTGGCAACTCCTCCCCCCAGCATAAATGCATTTGGGATTACCAGTCCAAACACCCTAACTGGTTCAGTTAGTACTTCTGGAGCTACAAGAAGTACGCCTTTAAGGCAAGTTAGGATGTCCCCTGGTTCCCAGAAGTTCACAACTCCACCTAAGAAAGGAGAGGTAGAGCTTCCCCCTCCAATGTCTATGGAAGAATCGATTGAAGCTTTTGAAAGGCTGGGCATTCATCCACATATAGAGAAATGGCGTGACCGTCTCAGGCAGTGGTTTTCTGCTGTTGTACTCAATCCTCTTATTGGAAAGATTGATACCAGCCACATTAAG GTTATTGAAGCAGCTGCAAAACTTAATATTTCAATTAACATTAGCCAAATTGGAAGTGATGCACCAAATGCGCCTGGTACTGCTAATGTATCTCCAATTGATAGAAGTAATGACTGGAAGCCAGCATTTGCAGTTGACGAGGATGGACTTCTTTATCAGCTTCGTGCAACTCTAGTTCAAGTTTTTGATACTT CAAAAGCTCAAGGCATTAATTTCCAGCAATCCCAGCAGCATGCCGCAGCAATCTCTATTTTGCGAGAGGGTATGGATGCCATTACGGAGCATCAGAGACTCCATGCTTTGATGAAAGGGGAATGGGGTAAAGGTTTACTTCCTCAAAGTAGTGTAAGAGCAGATTATACTGTACAAAGGATTCGTG AACTTGGTGATGGAACATGTTTGAAGAATTATCAGTATCTGGGAAATGGCGAGGTCTATGATAAAAAGAACAAGAAATGGAGTCTTGATCTTCCTAGTGATTCTCATTTGCTTCTTTATCTGTTTTGCGCCTTCCTGGAACACCCGAAATGGATGTTGCATGTCGATCCTACAACATATGCTGGGGCTCAGGCAAGCAAAAACCCCTTGTTTTTGGGTGTTCTGCCCCCTAAAGATAGGTTTCCTGAGAAGTACATAGCTGTTATATCTGGTGTTCCCTCAGTGCTACATCCGGGGGCTTGTATTCTGGCTGTTGGGAAGCAAAGTCCCCCAGTATTCGCCTTGTACTGGGACAAGAAGCCTCAATTCTCTTTCCAG GGAAGAACTGCACTATGGGATGCC